The genomic window TCTGTTGTAAAATTCATGTAACCACCAGCATCATTTAAAGATACACCATAATTAGCATCAATTTTTACAGTTTCACCATCCCAACTTTTACTTTTACCATCTAGGCGATTTTCACCTTCAACATTACTTAAGGTTTCGCCCGTTGCGTCTTCCCAACCTTCACCAATAGCTGTGCTGTATGCACCGTAAGTGATTCCGCCGGTAAAACCATCGGTGTTATCTTTTAAAACAATATTTATAACACCAGCAATCGCATCCGAGCCATATTGCGCTGAAGCTCCATCTCTTAAAACCTCAATACGTTTAATGGCATTGGCAGGAATAGCGTTTAAATCTGTTCCAGAATTTCCACGTCCACGCGTTCCAAAAATATTTACTAAACTCGATTGGTGTCTACGTTTTCCATTAATTAAAACTAAAGTTTGATCTGGACCTAAACCACGTAAAGATGCTGGAACAATATGGTCGGCCCCATCAGATCCCGATTGTTTACTGGCGTTGAATGAAGGTGCAGCATATTGTAAAATCTCATTCACTTCAACTTTTCCGGTGTTAGAAGCAATATCCGCAACATTAATAACATCTACTGGAACAGCCGTATCTATTGCAGTTCGTTTCGGGCTACGAGAACCTACTAGCATCACTTCGTCTAGACTTACGCCATCTTCCAAAGTCACTTCAATAGTTGTACGATTGTTTACGTTTACTTCTTTAGAATTGTATCCAATATAGCTAAATATAAGCGTTGCACTGCCGCTGGCTGAAATACTAAAGTTTCCATCAAAATCAGAAATTGCGCCATTTCCAGTGCCTTTTTCAACAACGTTAACTCCTGCTATTGGAATTCCTGATGCATCGGCAACATTGCCTTTTACGACTTGCTGTGCGTACGAAAACATAAAGCTTCCTAAGCACAGTATTAATGTGTAAAGTTTTCTCATAATTATATTAATTTGGTTTTGAGTTATTTATAGCTAATATATGTTAAAATTTTATTAACACTATTTGGTTTTGTGTTAAAAAACTGATGCATATGTTGTTTAATTGATATTTTATTGAGTTATGTTTGGTATTTGAGGTGAAAAAATAAATATAGAAATACTATCAATATACCCTATATTTGCACTCGAAAAATATAGGTTCCCAGCTTTATGGGAATGATAAAATACATATTTCAATGAAAGCAGGCATCGTAGGATTACCAAACGTAGGGAAATCGACTTTATTTAATTGTTTATCTAACGCAAAAGCGCAAAGTGCAAACTTTCCGTTTTGTACTATTGAACCTAATATTGGAGTGGTTAATGTGCCAGACCCACGTTTAGAAAAATTAGAAGAATTAGTAGTTCCAGAACGTGTGCAGCCGGCAACTGTAGAAATTGTAGATATTGCAGGTTTAGTAAAAGGTGCAAGTAAAGGTGAAGGTTTAGGAAATCAGTTTTTAGCTAATATTCGTGAAACTGATGCGATTCTTCATGTGTTGCGTTGTTTTGATAACGATAATATTATACACGTTGATGGGAATGTAGATCCAATTCGCGATAAAGAAACTATCGATATGGAGCTTCAACTTAAAGATTTAGAGACCGTTGATAAAAAACTTGATAAAGTAAAACGTGCTGCAAAAACTGGAAATAAAGAAGCTCAAAAAGAAGAAGCTGTTTTATTGAAAATTAAAGCGGCCTTAGAATCTGGTGTATCGATTCGTGCTTTAGAGTTTTCAGATGAAGATAATGCCGATTTTGTAAAACCATCGCAATTTATTACAGATAAGCCTGTAATGTATGTTTGTAATGTAGATGAAGGCGCAGCCGTTTCTGGAAATGCTTACGTAGATTTAGTGCGTGAGGCTGTAAAAGATGAAAATGCAGAAGTTTTAGTTTTAGCTGTTGGTACGGAAGCGGATATTAATGAATTAGACGATTACGAAGAACGTCAAATGTTTCTTCAAGATATAGGTTTAGAAGAAGCAGGAGCTGCAAAATTAATTCGTTCGGCTTATAAGTTATTAAACCAACAAACGTATTTCACAGCAGGTGTGAAGGAAGTTCGTGCATGGACGGTGGATATAGGAGCTACAGCTCCACAAGCAGCAGGTGTAATTCATACCGATTTTGAAAAAGGATTTATTCGTGCCGAAGTTATCGGGTACGAGGATTTTGCAAGCTACGGTAGTGAAGCTAAAGTAAAAGAAGCAGGTAAAATGCGTGTTGAAGGTAAGAATTACATTGTTAAAGATGGCGATGTGATGCATTTCTTATTCAACGTATAAAACATATAATTATAAATTTAAAAAACTTCATTTCTAATCTTAGTAATGAAGTTTTTTTATGTCTAAATTTTAAGCTTTTAGATACTATAGGTAGGTTTAATCTTTAAATCACTGATGGATGGCATAGAGATGCTAATTTCGGATTAAAATTGAAGTAAATAGCGCTTTTTAACGTCGATCATGAAGAATATATTGTGAAAAACATATTTTGGATGTCGTAATTCTAATACTTTTTAAAGAATTATCAATAAATGAATTCTAATTTAGAGCCATGCAAACAACAAAAAAGTTTTGGTCTGGTATTGCAATAGGTGTTTTAGGCATTGTATTGTTTTCTTCAAAAGCCGTTATGGTAAAATTAGCCTACAACTATAATGTAGATGCTATTAGCGTTTTGTTATTACGTATGTTATTTTCATTTCCGTTTTATGTAGTTATCGCTATACTATATAGAAATAAAAATAATGGAGTAGAGGTTAAAAAAGCCGATTATAAATGGTTGTTATTCTTTGGGTTTGTTGGTTATTATTTAGCGAGTTATTTCGGTTTTGTAGGTTTAACGTATATAAAAGCTAGTTTAGAGCGCATTATTTTATTTTTATATCCAACAATTGTTATTTTGTTAAATCGTGTGTTCTTGAAACAAGCAATCTCAAAAATACAGGCTATTGCTATTGGCTTAACCTATATAGGTATTATAATCGCGTTTTCCGAAGAAGTTAATGTATCAGGCTCAGAAGCTTATTTAGGTGGTTTCTTTATTTTGTTAAGCGCCATAACCTATGCCTCGTATTTGGTAGGTAGCGGCTGGTTAATTCCGCGGTTTGACGTTGTTAAATTCACGGCTTATGCTATGTTAGTATCTTGTGTTTGTGTGTTTATTCATTACGGGTTTATTGGGGAAATGGATGTATTCGGGTTTCCTTGGCAAGTTTATGGTTTAGGTTTTTTAATAGCTATTTTTGCCACTGTAATTCCATCATTTTTAGTCTCTTTATCTATAAAAATGATTAGCTCGTCCAATTTTGCTATTGTAGCAGGTATTGGTCCTATTTCAACTATAATATTAGCATCAATTTTCTTAAATGAATCTTTAACGATGTTGCAGGTTTTTGGAGCTTTAATAGTTATTGGTGGTATTGTGTTTATGTCTATTAAAAACCGACAAAAGGATTAAAAGTACTGTATCAACAATAAAAAAAACGTATTGTTAATTACTTTGTTTGCATGCTATTCTATTTTTTATTTACTTGTGCTATCTTAGCTTTTTATACACAAAAATCACGAAACCTTAATGGCAGAAGAATCTAACTATACCGAAGATAATATACGCTCACTCGACTGGAAGGAACATATTAGAATGCGCCCGGGTATGTATATTGGAAAACTTGGTGATGGTAGTTCTCCAGACGATGGGGTTTATATCTTGCTAAAAGAGGTTCTCGATAACTCGATAGATGAGTTTGTAATGGGAGCTGGTAAAACCATTGAAATCTCCATTCAAGGTGTAAAAGTTACTGTTCGCGATTATGGTCGTGGTATTCCTTTAGGAAAAGTGGTTGATGTGGTTTCTAAAATGAACACGGGTGGTAAATACGATTCTAAAGCCTTTAAAAAATCGGTTGGTTTAAATGGAGTAGGTACCAAGGCTGTTAATGCGTTATCATCGTTTTTTAGAGTAGAATCTACACGCGATAATAAAAGCGCTTCCGCGGATTTTTCTCAGGGAAACCTAACAAACGAGGAGTTTTTAGATGAAACATCTCGCCGAAAAGGAACCAAAGTATCCTTTATTCCTGATGAAATTATCTTTAAGAAATATAAGTATAGAAACGAGTATATTATTAAAATGCTTAAAAACTATGTGTATTTAAACCCAGGTTTAACTATAGTTTTTAATGGCGAAAAATATTTCAGTGAAAACGGTTTAAAAGATTTATTAGCTGAAAAAATAAACGAATCAGATCTATTATATCCTATTATTCATCTTCGTGGTGATGATATTGAAGTAGCATTAACACACAGTAAAACTCAGTATAGCGAAGAATATAATAGTTTTGTAAACGGACAGAATACCACACAAGGTGGAACGCATTTAACTGCTTTTCGGGAAGCATTGGTAAAAACCATTCGTGAATTTTATGGTAAAAACTACGATGCTTCGGATATTAGGAAGTCTGTTGTTTCTGCTATTGCTATTAAAGTAATGGAACCTATTTTCGAAAGTCAGACTAAAACTAAATTAGGTTCTACAGATATGGGAGGTGAATTACCTACGGTACGAACCTATATCAACGATTTTCTTAAAAAGTATTTAGACAACTATTTACATAAAAATACGGATACAGCTGATAAAATTCAACGTAAAATTCTCCAAGCAGAGCGTGAGCGTAAAGAGCTATCAGGTATTCGTAAATTAGCTAAAGATCGTGCTAAAAAGGCAAGTCTTCATAATAAAAAGTTGCGTGATTGTCGTGTGCATTTTGGTGATACTAAAAATCCGAAAAACCTAGAAAGCACTTTGTTTATAACAGAGGGAGATTCAGCTTCGGGAAGTATCACAAAATCGCGAGACGTAAACACTCAGGCGGTATTCAGTTTAAAAGGGAAACCTTTAAATTGCTATGGACTAACAAAAAAAATTGTTTACGAAAACGAAGAATTTAATTTATTACAGGCTGCATTAAATATTGAAGAAACACTTGAAGATTTACGTTATAATAACGTGGTGATAGCAACAGATGCCGATGTCGATGGGATGCACATTCGTTTATTACTTATTACATTCTTTCTTCAGTTTTTTCCAGAAGTTATAAAAGAAGGACACCTATATATTTTACAAACACCATTATTTCGTGTTCGAAATAAAAAAGAAACTATTTATTGTTATTCTGAAGATGAGCGCCGCAGTGCTATAGAAAAATTAAAACCAAAGCCAGAAATTACCCGATTTAAAGGTTTAGGTGAAATTTCTCCTGATGAGTTTCAGCACTTTATTGGTGAGGATATTAGGTTAGACCCAATTATGCTAGATGATAATATGTCTATTGAAGATTTATTGTCCTTTTACATGGGGAAAAATACGCCAACGCGACAAGAATTTATAATAGATAACCTTAAAGTAGAATTAGATTTAATAGACGAATAACATTTTTGTATTATCATATTAAGATTTTATGTGTTTAAATTTAATTATTTCGTAATTTTGCAGCGAAATATTAAAAATACTCATAAATCTCTTGTTTTCAGCTTGTTTTGATTGCAGTCTGGAATTAAGAACAAAAAACCTTATAATGATGTTATATACTAAAGAAAAAAGCAAAGCAAAAAAACGTTCCTACGAATACTTATACATCCATGATGTAACTAGTAAAGCGAAGAAACGAAGAGAAATTGGACGTGTTACCCTTAGCGGTAAACCAAAAGAGTAATAATTTTTAATGACAGAAGACCAAAACGACGATTTAATTAATAGCCAAGACGAACCGCAAGAAACCATTACTCGAGTTACGGGTATGTATAAAGATTGGTTTTTAGATTATGCATCTTACGTAATTTTAGAACGCGCAGTTCCTGCGATAGAGGACGGATTTAAACCTGTGCAACGCCGTATCATGCATTCTATGAAAGATTTAGATGATGGGCGTTATAATAAGGTAGCGAATATTGTTGGGCATACTATGCAGTATCATCCTCACGGA from Algibacter sp. L1A34 includes these protein-coding regions:
- a CDS encoding DMT family transporter; translation: MQTTKKFWSGIAIGVLGIVLFSSKAVMVKLAYNYNVDAISVLLLRMLFSFPFYVVIAILYRNKNNGVEVKKADYKWLLFFGFVGYYLASYFGFVGLTYIKASLERIILFLYPTIVILLNRVFLKQAISKIQAIAIGLTYIGIIIAFSEEVNVSGSEAYLGGFFILLSAITYASYLVGSGWLIPRFDVVKFTAYAMLVSCVCVFIHYGFIGEMDVFGFPWQVYGLGFLIAIFATVIPSFLVSLSIKMISSSNFAIVAGIGPISTIILASIFLNESLTMLQVFGALIVIGGIVFMSIKNRQKD
- a CDS encoding DNA topoisomerase IV subunit B codes for the protein MAEESNYTEDNIRSLDWKEHIRMRPGMYIGKLGDGSSPDDGVYILLKEVLDNSIDEFVMGAGKTIEISIQGVKVTVRDYGRGIPLGKVVDVVSKMNTGGKYDSKAFKKSVGLNGVGTKAVNALSSFFRVESTRDNKSASADFSQGNLTNEEFLDETSRRKGTKVSFIPDEIIFKKYKYRNEYIIKMLKNYVYLNPGLTIVFNGEKYFSENGLKDLLAEKINESDLLYPIIHLRGDDIEVALTHSKTQYSEEYNSFVNGQNTTQGGTHLTAFREALVKTIREFYGKNYDASDIRKSVVSAIAIKVMEPIFESQTKTKLGSTDMGGELPTVRTYINDFLKKYLDNYLHKNTDTADKIQRKILQAERERKELSGIRKLAKDRAKKASLHNKKLRDCRVHFGDTKNPKNLESTLFITEGDSASGSITKSRDVNTQAVFSLKGKPLNCYGLTKKIVYENEEFNLLQAALNIEETLEDLRYNNVVIATDADVDGMHIRLLLITFFLQFFPEVIKEGHLYILQTPLFRVRNKKETIYCYSEDERRSAIEKLKPKPEITRFKGLGEISPDEFQHFIGEDIRLDPIMLDDNMSIEDLLSFYMGKNTPTRQEFIIDNLKVELDLIDE
- the ychF gene encoding redox-regulated ATPase YchF; protein product: MKAGIVGLPNVGKSTLFNCLSNAKAQSANFPFCTIEPNIGVVNVPDPRLEKLEELVVPERVQPATVEIVDIAGLVKGASKGEGLGNQFLANIRETDAILHVLRCFDNDNIIHVDGNVDPIRDKETIDMELQLKDLETVDKKLDKVKRAAKTGNKEAQKEEAVLLKIKAALESGVSIRALEFSDEDNADFVKPSQFITDKPVMYVCNVDEGAAVSGNAYVDLVREAVKDENAEVLVLAVGTEADINELDDYEERQMFLQDIGLEEAGAAKLIRSAYKLLNQQTYFTAGVKEVRAWTVDIGATAPQAAGVIHTDFEKGFIRAEVIGYEDFASYGSEAKVKEAGKMRVEGKNYIVKDGDVMHFLFNV